A window of Theileria parva strain Muguga chromosome 4 map unlocalized ctg_529, whole genome shotgun sequence genomic DNA:
AGGATGCATGTGAAGTTAAAGTAACTTTATAATGTTCTTTGGTCAAATACATTAGCTTGTCATACTCATCTTTTGtgaacattttaatatcatCCGGAATTGGTTCTTCAGTTGTTTTCCATACCCCTTTGGTTTTTTTAACTAACACGAATACGTCACTGAATGTCATGACAACAATCTTAGTTTTTTTACTATAAGTTAATGATGAACAGTATGGAGTTCCGCTTGTATGTACGTAGATTATTTCACCCTTGTATTCTAGTTCCTCAAGATTCAcaataaacataaattctGTTTTATTTGAACTACCACATATAATAACATAGTCTTCTTCAGTCATTTGTTTCACATTTCCCTCAGAATCctttttgaataatttgacATGTGCAGATTTTTTAGGTCGACTAAGGGTTTGTACTTTAACAAGTTCTTCACCATCTTTTTTCTCACTCTGATCTCCAATTATAGTTCGAgttctttttctttttcttgGTTGGGTTGGTCGTTGTTTTGATGGCTTAATTGACTTTTGAGTACTTTCTCTACCAGCTCCAGCTCCAGGTTTAGGTATAGCTCCAGGTACAGGTTTAGGTACAGTTTCAGGTTCCTGTATTGGTTGATCATGCTCTGTCATATAGAAATTATCATACTCTTCCACAGTTTGTGGCTGAACTATttgttgaggttgaggCTGAGTAGATGGTggtacataatatatataacttGGGCGAATGGGTTGAGGTAGtggatttaaataatattgttcAGGTTGAGTTACTGGTGTTTGTGGATGCCAGTAATAGTGATGTTGACCATATGGCTGAGTTTGACCCTGAACTTGAGGTGTCTGAAATTGCTGTGGTTGATATTGACCATATGGCTGATAATCTAAtggttgaggttgataaTATGTTGGTTCAGGTTGATATTGTAAAAATCCAGGTTGATACTGATAATATTGTTGGGGTTGAGCTTGTGGTTGGGTTGGATATTGAGATTCTGGTaattgatgataatttggTTGGTATCCAGGATCATCAAATTGATCAACTCGTTCCTGAACGCTTTTATCTAGATCTAAAATTTCAACattttcttcttcatcttccTCATCATCAGCTGGTTGGTCAGGATTTTTATCTTGTGATTCAACACATTGAAGTATCATAAATAtcaatataaaattatatgtgACGTTCCTTttcattatactattattgtAGCTTTGATCCCTGGGGGAtcttaaaatcaataacCTATATTTAGTAGAGATACGGCTTAGATTTAAATCAGTTATAAATTGAACTATCccatttatataaatatttaaaatattatatatatatataaatataataattataaatataaatatagtGTGTGTTagtgtaatatattatagaagttttatattaagttatttttttctttttctttcgtaaaataaattatagaaGTGgctttttaaaaatataagaTAATAGGCATCaaaataaagaataatATCTTTTTTTAAAGTAATACTAACTTTACATGGGCAAGGTTCATTAGAATTTCTTCTCCAAACTAGTTTATCCTTAAACATAACTTTACTACAATTTACATCACTCTTAAATTCATATCTTAAGAATCCTCTTGGACCAaaactaatataataattgttttcaCCCAGTTCAAGATAACGACCTTCAGAATCTTGTGTGTAAAGATTAAGATAACCCGAACGACTCCGTAAGTATACTTTCCACTTCCCTTCTTCGTGGCAAATAAGCATAAATCCATTTTCATGTTGAATTGTAAACACGTTATTAATTCTATAATAAGTCAATGTTGACGCGTAAGGTTTTCCAGATATTTGTTGAAAAATGACTTTATAATCACAGAGTATCATTTCGAGATTTTTTTGAAATATGTATACTTTTTTATATGGATCCTcaaatatttgtttatagTCTCCTTCTTCCATTGGTACCACTATTccattttcattttctttcataaaaatcattttacCAGGTTTTTTACTCAGTTCTAGATGTTCGGTACCTTTGGGGGGTTCAGAAGTTTCTGTAACCTCAAAGTTGTCTTCTTCATCACTGTCAGTATCACTACTAACGGGATGTTGTTCAGGTTTGTCAGcacattttacaaatccaaataatatgaataacAATATACATTTGTATGTTACACATAGATTCATTATGAATTGTAATTATATTTTCAGGATGGGGATCTTAAAATTGAGAACATACACACTAAAGACATGTTTAAGATCTGCACGAATTCCGATTTATAACATCTCATTAtagaaaagttaaattatatcaAGTTGTCATGTGTGTATTACAAACACTAAATAGTTTAATCCGTGTTAAATActaatacaaataaataatataaaggTATAAACAAAACATTAACATGAATTAGTGAAAACGAAGAGtgttacattatttaaaacacTCAACGTTGCtaagaaatattaaacaaaataaccCTTTAGGTTCTATTACTAGCCTCGGTCAATGACCTCAacataaaatcattttacTACTGCATTAATATTAGCACCAATAAAACTCAAATTAGATGACTGCATTTTGGAATCAATGCACATGATCTGGTATATAAACGGGATCATATACAGTATATGTACACATTTGAATTAATGGTTTAGTGGGTAATAAttctaaataatttacagaCTTTTTGCTGTAGGATCAGGTTTCGAAAAAGGTAAATCAGGTTAAGTTGGTCTAGTGGTTAGGTTAAGGTAGAAAAGATGTGTTCTAAGACCAACTGTTGATAGGGAAATGGATAACTTAGTTAAGTTtgatgaataaattatgaaacAAGTTCATTGATTAGATACtttttatcttttaatCAGACGAAGCCGCTGTCGGAGATCCCGAATCTTGATCAGAACCAGTAGTAGCTGCAGCTTGATCCGAACTTGAGGAAGCTGTAGTTTGATCAGGACTTGTTGCAGCTGGCGTTGAGGAACTAGTGGCATCAGGAGTGGTAGATGAATCAGGAGCAGTTGCAGATTGATCTTGATCAGTTGAACTAGTGGAATCAGGAGCGGTAGATTCACTGGCATCTTGATCAGGTTTGGGGCAAACCCTCTTAACTTTGTCAGAGtgatttttaacaaaaaaattGTTTGAAGGAAGATCTAACAGAAACATCTTAACGGACTTAAAATCACTATCATCGCTATCTTTCCAGACAACGTCATCTCCATACTTCACCTTGAGACATTTAACTCCCTCATTGAATTCATATCTGAAGGAGTAAAGCCTCAAATTAACCCTATAATCATATGAACTGAGCTCTTTATCACTCTCACCATATAACTTAAGTTTGGATACATCATACCTCTTATTGGTCATATCATTCCACCTAgcaaaataatatttgaaaaatgaGAACTTATTGTTATCAAGCAGAACGATCAGGTATTTCGTAACACTAACAAATATGACCTCAGTACCATATACACTACCATCTGACTCCCAAACAACAGTTGATCCTTGTACAACCTTACCGAAAACACCACCGTTTTTAGGAACGTACTTATGAAAATTACGATCATTGGTGCACTCATACTCAGCTGTGCTCTcagttttatttacatCAAGGGTAACACCTTTGGCAGAATCTGTTGATACAGGTGTTGTAGGCGTTGCAGAAACTGTTAAAGTTTGATCAGTTTCAGTAGCTGATTCACTGGTAGATTGATCAGTTGTTGATTCAGTTGAATCAGGAGCTGTGGTTAGACTCGTGGCAGATGGATCAGTTGATTCACTGGCAGTTGGATCTTGATCAGTTGGACTAGTGGCATCAGGAGCAGTTTGATCAGGAGTTGTTGCACTAGTATCATCAGGAGCTGTAGATGAATCAGGAGCAGTTGCAGTTGGATCTTGATCAGGATTTGAGGAACTAGTAGGATCAGGAGCTGTAGTAGCTGCAGATTGATCAGGACTTGAGGAAGATGTAGTTTGATCAGGAGCGGTTGCAGATGGATCTTGATCAGAACCAGTAGTAGTACCTTCTGTTGAACTAGTAGGATCAGGAGTAGTTGAGGCAGGTGTAGCAGAACTACTGTCAGAAGTTTGATTAGCTCCTACACCCTTCCATTGACCaagtaatgtaatataaaaaaataaatttactgCTATAATCAATTTTCCATTCATTTTACCCGTCCGACGCTAATCTTATTCTTTTGTTGAATATAATAGTGGGATGGGGACACAcccaaattaaaaaataagaCCAATACCAATAtcttataataataataacttCACCAATTGACATATATCAAACCCAATTCAATTActtataattaaaatatcactTATGTCATAAACTATTGCTCAAACACTACTATTAATcctattataatttataataacgACAATATACCTATGACACGAATATTCCTTGGTATATATTATGCCATATTAGTTAACTCGGGTTAGGTTAATAATCTTTATATCCCTGAAAATTTGTTCTAGTAAATACTTGTTTAAAAACTCCATCTTTCCTTGCAAATGTTTTAACGTATCCTGGGAAATAAACTATAAAAGCAAACCGGACCGTGTAAGAAAATTCTACTGGATGATCATCAAAACATGTTTTAATCCATACTACTTGGCCTCTTAcagtaattttttacatttaacTCCAGGCacaaatgtgtatttaATTGATCCGGCAGGACTCATTTCAACATAATATTGTTCTTTTGTCATCTCAACTTCGTTTCCCAAAGCATCTTGCGtatacattttaatgtaattaATATGTCTGCGTCCACTATAACTCCATTTTCCATTAACTCTTTTAATTAGTACGAACATATCCACACGTTCCATTATAAACGCATTTTCTTTTCTATTATAAGTTAACTTTCTGACATAATCTTTCTCAGGTATATGGAAATATATAACCTCTCCGTCACATACTACTTGTTCAAGATCTgcaaaaatattatattttgttttGGCAAAGCCATAATGTAAACACATATAGTCTTTTATTTCTATCATTGGAACCAAAATTCCTTGTTCATCctttttcataaaaattattgatttacattttttgGGTTTCTTAGTTTCTTCAGGTTTTTTTTCTTTCTTATCCTCATCTCCATCCTCTCCACCAGCTGCACCCTCTTCAGGTTCCTCATCATCAGATCCTACTTCTACCGGAATATGTTCAGGTTGTAACTGCTGATCTGAACCACTTGGTTCGGTTGGCTGAGCTGGTTTATCCTTTGGTTTATCACCAGCCAATTGAAGTTCTGATAATTGATCAACTAACTTCCCTTCATCATCTGAACCTAGTTGAACTGGAACAGTTTCAGATTTCAATCCTTCAGCACCTTTTGTTTCAGGCGGTTTGGATGTCTCAGCTGGTGATTTATGTTCGTGAGTTGGTTGAGTGGGTGTTTTCGATTGTGGCAATTTTGTTTGTTCCCGCCGGTATAGAGTGTATTGAGGATAACTGGGTTTATCTTGAGCTGGACCTGAGATAAGTGGTCTGAGATTTGTAGGTGGTCTAAATCTTGGTCCAAGATCTAATTGCTGAGTTGATGTAGGATATGCTTGTGTAGGTGGCTTATATAAAGGCTGACCTCTTAATTCGCTAGGCTTCGAAACTGGTGTTTTAGATTTACGTTTTTCAGGCTTCTTAGAAAATTTACTGGAATCATAACCCTTAgatttagtttttttatcaaaagtTTTTCTTTTTTCAGATTGTTCATGTTCAGTCTGTTGTTGAAATGGTTGCAGTTGAGATTGTTGATATTCAGGATAATACTGTTGTTGTGACATTGGTAGCGATTCGGGAAAATATACtggataaaattgttgttGTGGGCCATAAGGAATATTTTGCGGATAAGGCTGAGGTTGATCTACATATTGTGTATATTGCGTTACTGGTTGATATGGTTGAGGTCCGTAATATGTATGTTGTACAGGTATATAATGTTGATAAGGATCATAATGCTGTATTGGAATAGGTTGGGATGGTATAAAAGTTGGGTCAATTTCTTGTGTTACTACAACAAAGCCTGGTTCAGGCCCTGGTACATACTGCACCTgttgataataatgttgTGGTTGTAAAGGATCTACTGGTATTGGCTGTTGTGGAATTCCATCCTGCTGTGTTGGTTGTGTATCATAAAGCTGTACTGGTTGTGTATTATAATACTGTACTGGTTGTGCATGTTGATTTGGATCAGAATATTCCACAGGCTGAGTAACCATTTCAGATGGTTCCGGTTGTTTTTGAGATTTTGTTTCCTCAGCATTTCCAGAACCCTCGGGTTCCACAGATGTTTCTGTTACTTTAAGATCCCCATCTCCTTCTCCTTCACTGTCACTATATGGTACTAGGCCTAAGTCATTGGTATCATCTGGACCtccatttttattatcacctgatttattattaattttatcagcTGATCTCACAGATCCgaataatatgaataaaaatatgcAATTGTATGTTATATATGAATTCATATTTGATATATACTACTTTGTTCCATGGGGGATctaaaaacaatttatctttagatattaaaaaattttctcaATCAATCATTGATtaaaatgactaaaatataaattaaaatcaaataattacataaaAACTCCAAACTAAATCAGGTATAACAATGTCTCATCTCAATGTTAAACAATTggttattattaaaaatttgtagCAAATAAGATTctattgtatataaatggtatgtatgttaaattaaatgttaaataattaatttttagtatttttttGATTGTTGATACATTTTTCTATATTTCCCACCACTTTTTCCAAATACtttaaagtaattttcGAAAAAGACTACAacgtttaattttttggaAATAGATAATCCCACAGGATATTCTTCATTTTCCGTTTTTTCCCAGGCTAATGTTtctttaaatataattctGGTACATTTCATACCCGACTTAAATTTGTACCTAAATCCGCTGTGAGAAGTCAcataaaaaaaataatcttcTCCATCAGCTTCAACTTCATTTCCTTTTTCATCtagtttatatattttaatatgcTCCTTAACACGTCGACATGTTGTTCTCCATCGGTCTTTATCACCTTTAATAAAAAGAAATGTACCAtcaatagtaatagtaaaaatgttagtatttttattataacttAATGTTTCACAATATGCGTTATCAGGTAATTTCGTATAAATACTTTCACCATCACACTTTATTTCCTCAAGTTTTCCTAGAAATTCATACCTAATTTCATTTACAGtacttattatttttttgtaaTCATTTTCTGTCATTGGTATTATGTTACCATCAGAAtcttttttaaataatccAATTTCATTACATGTTTTCATCTTTTTATCACCTTCAGAACCCTGAGCTTGGCCAGTGGTTTCAGTTacatcaaaattatcttcttcatctcCTCCTCCAGGTTCACCACCCTGTTCTTCTGGTTTCTCAGATTCACTAGGTTGTTCAGTAGGAGGTTGGTCTTGTTGCTCTGTTGAAGGTTGAGTTGATTGATCCGTTGGTTTATCGTCAGTTAACTTATCTGGTTTTGGTTGTTCAAGAGTTTTGGAATCTTCTTTAGTCTGTTCCTGAGGATGAGATGATCTAATCATTATCTGTACAGGTTTTTCGGGTCCCATTTGTTTATCAATTTGAGATTTGGGTTGTCTAAATGACTTAGGCCGTCTAGGCTGTCGATGTGGTCCATAATAATGTATTGGTTGTCTTTGTACTGGCATTTGTTGTATAGGCGGTGTTGGATATTGTCCATGTACCATAACAGGCGTTTGTTGAACAGGAGGCTGTATATACGGTTGTCCGGATAATATCATAGGTATCTGTTGCATATCCGGTGTTGGATATTGTACAGGTACTATAACAGGCGTTTGTTGCATCGGTGGTATATGCGGCTGTTCGGATTGTGGTATATACTGTTCATAAGATTGATAACCAGAATAATCTTGTTGATATGGTCCATATTGAGATATTGGTATAGGTTGAGGATCGGTTTGGTAAGGTTGATATGGAATGGTTTGTGGAGGCTGAGGTTCAGGATAATAGTAATTTGCTGCTTGTTGCACAGGATCTACTCCTATAGGTTGAAATTGAGGTCCATAATACTGTACTGGTTGTGGATCATAATACTGTATAGGTTGTGGATCATAATACTGTATAGGTTGTGGATCATAATACTGTATAGGTTGTGGTGGTATAGATCCTGGATAATAGTACTGCAGGTGTTGTGGATCATGATAATAAGGCGGAGGAATGGTTTGAGGTTGTTCTGGTTGTGTCTGAGCTTCTAATTCAGAAGTTTCAGTTGTTTGAAAGTTCCCATGATTATTGTTGTCACCATATGATCCAAGGCCAACACCACTGTTATTTGATTGATCTGTAGGTTCATCTCCACACCTACCATATCCaactaatataaatataattataaacttGTATGTTAAACATGGATTCATTATTTGATCTATAAGATTTATTCCATGGGGGATCTAAAAATTTGGTAATCTAACCATTTCtgaatatatttatagatGAATATCTTCCTCACAAGTCAGGaaagaaattttataaaattaatatacacttttgataatttaatagtaatttaatattattttattgcCTAATTAGTCTATGGTGATGTATTGATATAATCTGACGTTATGTCTTagtatttaacaaattaattatagttgaatgtgtaaagtatattattaaattgaaaatattacatgaattataaatatttttagaaatCATCTTGGTCTGGCTAGAATCTGTTTAAAAGATCCTTGTCTTTTTCCAAATACAATAAGATACgatgaaaaatatattataacatTTCCCTTTGGAGTAAAACGAACTGATTCTGGAGACGCCTTAAACTTTTTTCTACGCCAGATTGTTTCCCCTTTATATGTGACTTTCTCACAGTTTACTCCTTCcctaaatgtgtatttaaAAGCTTTTGCAGCACTAAGTTCAGTATAATAATCATTACAAGTTATTTCAACATATTTTCCCCAATGCGTTTTAGAATAGAATTTAAGATATTCCTGATCTCTCCTGCCCTCCACTCTCCATTCACCTTCAGAATATTTGATCAATAGAAAGCCACCTCTAcgagtaaaaataaaaatgttttttactttattatacGATAATTGTGTGGGATAATTTATTCCGGCGTTATGTTTATATACCACATCACCGTCACACAATAATACTTCAAGGTTTgcatataataaatatttttttaacttatCATCGTCGTGTATTCTTTTGAAATCTTTTTTAATCATTGGTATTATGTTGCCTTCAGAGTTTTTTTTAAAGAATCgaatttttttacatttttttactGCTTCAGATGGCTTttcttcctcttcttcCTCATCATCTCCATCCCCAGCACCTCCAACTGCTCCTTCCTCTGCTTCCTCAGGTTGTTCTGGTTCACTGGGTTCTTGACCTATTTCCTCGGTTTCctcatcatcttcatctGACCCTACTTCAACTGTAACACGTTCTGGTTGTAATGGTTCTTTTGAAGCCTGAGGTGGTTGAGTTTGTTGTATTATTTGTGAAGGATGAGGGAGTCTATAAGGATCCGGATGTAATAAACCGGATCCAGTATTTGTATGCGGAGTATGACCAGAATCAGAATGAGATTGTTCATATGGATGATAACGTTGTccaaaatatttattaccAGGTGTCTCACGTCTAGAATAATAACTGGGACCTGCGGGTCTAGGATAAGGTTGTCTTGGCTGCCTTATTTCTGGAGGTTGATAATGATATATTGGCCCATATTGAGGAGCTTGTTGAATTGGTTGTGGTCGTGGTTGAGTTTGTAGGTATGGTGGTCTATATATTGGTCGTTGGGGATGATATTCATAATGAATTTGTTGAGTTAGTGGATAAATTTGTTCTGGAATATGTTGAGGCGGAATAGGTACAGGTTGTAAGTGTTGCTGATAATATCCGGATTGTACTTGACTAGACTGAGGTATTAATTGACTGGGTTGAGCCGTTCCATATGTTTGATCAGTAATAGATCCAAGTCCATGTTGCATAATATTATCTGAGATTACAGTTTGTCCAGCGGTTTGATCATCATCTTCGTCAAGGAGATTTTCTATTCCTTTTATTATGAGATTAAAATCACTTCCCTCATCATTTCCGTTATCTTCAGGATGATAAGGATATTTATCTGAAGATTCAACACATTGTATTATTATGAATAtcaatatatatatgtaaGCTAGGCATCTATGCATAATATAATTGAAATATATTACTCATAAAagatctaaaaattaaaatcatcgGGTATTTTAAAGTGTTACTTCTAATTATTAACttgattattattaaatcaatttaatGAGAATTGActattttaacaataaataaattttatttataattttacagtATAGACTAAAATATCTTATTTCCGATTAgctttttttaaaatcaatatcaCAATTTATAGATTAAGTTTGATTTGTTTCAAATAAATAGtcttatataatataatttatttatattggatcaattatcattataaatcaattaaaaaatatcatGTGTAATTTAAGAATCATTGGGTATGTTTCTGGATTTTCTGATACATTTCTGcgtatattttttagaagTCTTTTCAAAAACCTTCCTACaatctttaaaataaacCAAAAAACGTTTTTTAGTAGTATaacatattaatattgGATACTCTTCATCACTTTCTTTTTCCCAAACTACTTCATCCTTGTTTTTTAcccttacacattttaaacctTCAACATTAAACCTAATTGATTCACTCAAAGTTAaatcaatattaatattttctgTACTTATCTGAACGTAATTACCTTCAGAACCCTGcgaataaattttaatgtcGCGAGGAACATTGTGAAATTTTGTTTTCCAAACACCATCGACGCATTTAATAAAGAAAAACCGATCGTTACCACGAATTATAAACACGTTTTTAAATCCGTAATAACATAATTCATTGCAATAAGGCTTTCCAGCTATATGTTCAAAAACAACTTGATAATCACAAAGCACCATTTCAAGACTTGCATGCAATGTgtattttttcatattaaaatcatcaaatatCTCTTTGTAGTCTCCTTCAGTCATTTCTACTAGTTGTCCTACAGAATTctttttcataaaaatcATCTTTggaaattttattgtttttttcTCCTTTCCCCCCTTAGCATTTTGTTTATCTACATCGCCAGATTCATCTGTTTTTTGAGTTGGTTCATCCTTTGGTTTATCTCCAACTAATTGTTCCTTTTCTCCATCCCTAGTAGTTTGAGtatcttcttcttcatcagaGTCCAGTTCAAGTTTAACAACTTCTGGGACCAATTCCTTAACTGGTTCAGTTGGTTTTGTACTTTTAGTTGGTCTATTATGTTTATAACTATGTTTTGGCTTTTTCATTTCTGTAGGTTCACTTGGAACTTTATCTTGATTCGATTTTTGATTTGGGTGAGGATAGGTTGGTCCAGAATTTGAATATTCACTACTATTCCCATGACCTATTTGTTGTGATCCTGGGTGATAATATCTCGGCTGGTTTAATCCATACTGATATTGAAACTGAGGAGGACCTTGATAACCTTGTTGATATGGATGATAAAATCTAGGACTATAAGTATATTGATAACCCTGACCATAATGATATATAGGATAACCTGGATTGTAATAACCACTTGGATAAACTGTACTGTGTGAGTGATAATTATGACCCTGTAGATGTCCAGCTACTTCTgttacattaaaattatctcCTTCATCAACTGTATCACCATCTCCTTCCTTATCTCCACCACCAGGTGTGTTTTGTTTATCTGCACATTGtacaaatttatcttttgtaaatattactaaCCATATATATGTTGTACATAAATTCATTCTATAACTAATAGAGGTTTATTCATGGGGGAtctataaataaataatactaaaatattcaacaattaactatttattaataaaaaaattacttaCTTATATTAAGTTCTGATATCATTGTTTCATAAACCTCAACCAAATTAAAAGtaagaatttaattaaacTTTTATAGTTATGTTTTCAAAAgtgtattattataaaaaattccaaatttttaaatgtacTAAGTacaaaataatgaaatgtTATAATAAGATTTActtatgaaattattttaattttatccgATGACCTTGCGATTCCATTCTCCTTCATCATATGTACATTCGAAGACTTTACCAGGAAAATAAAACCTTACTATACGTTCTCCAGCCAGTTGAGTTATTACTCTTACATAGGGTCTACTTGGTTCTCTCTCCCAGATAATCTCATCATCATATTTAACAGTATCTACAGGTACATTATCGTCAATTCTGAATTTAAATACATTAGGCCCAAGAAGTTcaacaaaatatttattatcactaacttttactaattttcccgtaacaatttttatgtaAAAACTAAGATTATTTGGAATGTAAAAAACTTTCATCCTCCATCTTAGATTGTAGGATACcattgataaaattttatctctaaaaataatgttgtAGATTTGGGAGGCTTTTTTGTATACTAATCTTAGCGGATGTCTAGTTTCAGACTTATTCTCCCAgacatttaaattatagtgaagtatttttttacatctgcacattaattttagcaTTACTAGAGATGAGTTGCTCAAAACTATGTCTATGTCTTTTTGAGTCACTGGAAGTATTTTATCGTTATCatctaatttatatatctTAGTATAAGGCAATTCCGGGATAATTGGTATTCCCATACCAA
This region includes:
- a CDS encoding SVSP family protein; translated protein: MNPCLTYKFIIIFILVGYGRCGDEPTDQSNNSGVGLGSYGDNNNHGNFQTTETSELEAQTQPEQPQTIPPPYYHDPQHLQYYYPGSIPPQPIQYYDPQPIQYYDPQPIQYYDPQPVQYYGPQFQPIGVDPVQQAANYYYPEPQPPQTIPYQPYQTDPQPIPISQYGPYQQDYSGYQSYEQYIPQSEQPHIPPMQQTPVIVPVQYPTPDMQQIPMILSGQPYIQPPVQQTPVMVHGQYPTPPIQQMPVQRQPIHYYGPHRQPRRPKSFRQPKSQIDKQMGPEKPVQIMIRSSHPQEQTKEDSKTLEQPKPDKLTDDKPTDQSTQPSTEQQDQPPTEQPSESEKPEEQGGEPGGGDEEDNFDVTETTGQAQGSEGDKKMKTCNEIGLFKKDSDGNIIPMTENDYKKIISTVNEIRYEFLGKLEEIKCDGESIYTKLPDNAYCETLSYNKNTNIFTITIDGTFLFIKGDKDRWRTTCRRVKEHIKIYKLDEKGNEVEADGEDYFFYVTSHSGFRYKFKSGMKCTRIIFKETLAWEKTENEEYPVGLSISKKLNVVVFFENYFKVFGKSGGKYRKMYQQSKKY
- a CDS encoding SVSP family protein; translation: MKRNVTYNFILIFMILQCVESQDKNPDQPADDEEDEEENVEILDLDKSVQERVDQFDDPGYQPNYHQLPESQYPTQPQAQPQQYYQYQPGFLQYQPEPTYYQPQPLDYQPYGQYQPQQFQTPQVQGQTQPYGQHHYYWHPQTPVTQPEQYYLNPLPQPIRPSYIYYVPPSTQPQPQQIVQPQTVEEYDNFYMTEHDQPIQEPETVPKPVPGAIPKPGAGAGRESTQKSIKPSKQRPTQPRKRKRTRTIIGDQSEKKDGEELVKVQTLSRPKKSAHVKLFKKDSEGNVKQMTEEDYVIICGSSNKTEFMFIVNLEELEYKGEIIYVHTSGTPYCSSLTYSKKTKIVVMTFSDVFVLVKKTKGVWKTTEEPIPDDIKMFTKDEYDKLMYLTKEHYKVTLTSHASFRYELHPGVKCYKIVVKWLTAWEKTDNDAEFPIVIYVTNKLSLIINFDSYTKMFERRPHRYRMLYNKKTLGRRKYK
- a CDS encoding SVSP family protein, producing MNSYITYNCIFLFILFGSVRSADKINNKSGDNKNGGPDDTNDLGLVPYSDSEGEGDGDLKVTETSVEPEGSGNAEETKSQKQPEPSEMVTQPVEYSDPNQHAQPVQYYNTQPVQLYDTQPTQQDGIPQQPIPVDPLQPQHYYQQVQYVPGPEPGFVVVTQEIDPTFIPSQPIPIQHYDPYQHYIPVQHTYYGPQPYQPVTQYTQYVDQPQPYPQNIPYGPQQQFYPVYFPESLPMSQQQYYPEYQQSQLQPFQQQTEHEQSEKRKTFDKKTKSKGYDSSKFSKKPEKRKSKTPVSKPSELRGQPLYKPPTQAYPTSTQQLDLGPRFRPPTNLRPLISGPAQDKPSYPQYTLYRREQTKLPQSKTPTQPTHEHKSPAETSKPPETKGAEGLKSETVPVQLGSDDEGKLVDQLSELQLAGDKPKDKPAQPTEPSGSDQQLQPEHIPVEVGSDDEEPEEGAAGGEDGDEDKKEKKPEETKKPKKCKSIIFMKKDEQGILVPMIEIKDYMCLHYGFAKTKYNIFADLEQVVCDGEVIYFHIPEKDYVRKLTYNRKENAFIMERVDMFVLIKRVNGKWSYSGRRHINYIKMYTQDALGNEVEMTKEQYYVEMSPAGSIKYTFVPGVKCKKLL
- a CDS encoding SVSP family protein translates to MHRCLAYIYILIFIIIQCVESSDKYPYHPEDNGNDEGSDFNLIIKGIENLLDEDDDQTAGQTVISDNIMQHGLGSITDQTYGTAQPSQLIPQSSQVQSGYYQQHLQPVPIPPQHIPEQIYPLTQQIHYEYHPQRPIYRPPYLQTQPRPQPIQQAPQYGPIYHYQPPEIRQPRQPYPRPAGPSYYSRRETPGNKYFGQRYHPYEQSHSDSGHTPHTNTGSGLLHPDPYRLPHPSQIIQQTQPPQASKEPLQPERVTVEVGSDEDDEETEEIGQEPSEPEQPEEAEEGAVGGAGDGDDEEEEEEKPSEAVKKCKKIRFFKKNSEGNIIPMIKKDFKRIHDDDKLKKYLLYANLEVLLCDGDVVYKHNAGINYPTQLSYNKVKNIFIFTRRGGFLLIKYSEGEWRVEGRRDQEYLKFYSKTHWGKYVEITCNDYYTELSAAKAFKYTFREGVNCEKVTYKGETIWRRKKFKASPESVRFTPKGNVIIYFSSYLIVFGKRQGSFKQILARPR
- a CDS encoding SVSP family protein — encoded protein: MNLCVTYKCILLFILFGFVKCADKPEQHPVSSDTDSDEEDNFEVTETSEPPKGTEHLELSKKPGKMIFMKENENGIVVPMEEGDYKQIFEDPYKKVYIFQKNLEMILCDYKVIFQQISGKPYASTLTYYRINNVFTIQHENGFMLICHEEGKWKVYLRSRSGYLNLYTQDSEGRYLELGENNYYISFGPRGFLRYEFKSDVNCSKVMFKDKLVWRRNSNEPCPCKVSITLKKDIILYFDAYYLIFLKSHFYNLFYERKRKK